A DNA window from Ornithobacterium rhinotracheale DSM 15997 contains the following coding sequences:
- a CDS encoding HU family DNA-binding protein, translating into MSIKYKVIERGEPGVKGGGTKKYYASPNMSGELSLEGLTKAIEKISTVSGADIRAVLYALVDVMDGALAEGQIVRLGELGSLRTSFSSEGKSKAEEVNATSIKNPKVIFTPGKNIKKTLASLTYEKL; encoded by the coding sequence ATGAGTATCAAATACAAAGTAATCGAGAGAGGAGAGCCAGGTGTAAAGGGCGGTGGTACTAAGAAATACTACGCCTCACCCAATATGAGCGGAGAGCTAAGCCTCGAGGGGCTTACCAAAGCCATTGAGAAGATTAGCACGGTGAGCGGTGCAGACATTCGCGCGGTGCTGTATGCCTTAGTAGATGTGATGGATGGCGCTTTAGCCGAAGGGCAAATCGTCCGTTTGGGCGAGCTGGGGAGCCTGCGCACAAGTTTTAGTAGCGAGGGCAAGTCCAAAGCCGAGGAGGTAAACGCCACAAGCATCAAGAACCCCAAAGTGATTTTTACCCCAGGCAAAAACATTAAAAAGACACTCGCTAGCCTCACCTACGAGAAGCTCTAA
- a CDS encoding MerR family transcriptional regulator produces MNIELPEKLYYKISEVAEAFGVNASLLRFWEKEFDILKPKKNRKGNRYFTPEDIQNLKVIYHLVKEKGYTLEGAKIALENKEKVEEETSIIFRLEKIKAELLALKNYLDD; encoded by the coding sequence ATGAATATTGAACTTCCCGAGAAATTGTATTACAAAATCAGCGAAGTTGCTGAAGCCTTCGGTGTGAATGCTTCGCTATTAAGGTTTTGGGAAAAAGAATTTGATATTTTAAAACCGAAAAAAAATCGGAAGGGCAATCGCTACTTCACACCAGAGGATATTCAAAATTTAAAAGTCATTTATCATTTAGTCAAAGAAAAAGGCTACACGCTCGAGGGGGCTAAAATCGCCTTAGAGAACAAGGAAAAAGTTGAGGAAGAAACCTCTATTATCTTTAGACTTGAAAAAATAAAAGCAGAGCTTTTGGCATTAAAAAATTACTTGGATGATTAA
- a CDS encoding M23 family metallopeptidase has protein sequence MSKKHFYYDSEKGEYIPVESKKSSKTKLIFSVIFLTLFFSGIGIFLGYHYLIQPKNANQAKLANELEKMELQYKVLNKKFKQTQKVLEDLENRDEYVYRSFFELAPIDKDIRRAGFGGVDRYADFSSLTYGELVKETSKNLDIINKRLVVQSKSLDEIVKSAKKKDEMFRHLPAIQPIANKDLKHIASGYGMRLHPILKIGKMHWGVDFAASPGTPIYATGDGTVKQAGVSGGYGNVVVIDHGYGYETVYGHMSRIKAQAGQKVKRGDVVGFVGSTGLSSGPHLHYEVHKNGERVDPIHFFNQEVSPDEFNELYKASRQMNISLD, from the coding sequence ATGAGTAAAAAACATTTTTATTACGATTCTGAAAAGGGAGAATACATCCCAGTAGAATCTAAAAAATCAAGCAAAACAAAATTAATATTTTCTGTTATATTTCTTACTTTATTTTTCTCTGGTATTGGAATTTTCTTGGGCTACCATTATTTGATTCAACCCAAAAATGCAAATCAGGCTAAATTGGCAAACGAGCTCGAAAAAATGGAGCTACAATACAAAGTTTTAAATAAAAAATTTAAACAAACTCAAAAAGTACTCGAAGATCTTGAAAACCGTGACGAATATGTGTATCGTTCGTTTTTTGAACTTGCTCCGATTGATAAAGACATTAGAAGAGCAGGTTTTGGAGGTGTAGATCGCTACGCTGATTTCTCTTCGCTCACTTATGGAGAATTGGTCAAAGAAACTAGCAAAAACTTAGACATCATTAATAAAAGATTGGTCGTTCAATCAAAATCCCTTGACGAAATTGTGAAATCTGCAAAAAAGAAAGATGAAATGTTTCGTCATTTACCAGCCATTCAACCCATTGCAAACAAAGATTTAAAACACATCGCATCTGGCTACGGCATGCGCCTTCACCCTATTTTGAAAATCGGAAAAATGCACTGGGGAGTAGATTTTGCAGCAAGCCCTGGAACTCCGATTTATGCCACAGGCGATGGCACGGTGAAACAAGCTGGCGTGTCGGGAGGCTATGGGAATGTGGTTGTTATAGACCACGGCTATGGTTATGAAACTGTTTATGGACACATGAGCCGCATCAAAGCTCAAGCAGGGCAAAAGGTGAAAAGAGGGGATGTCGTGGGTTTTGTGGGTAGCACAGGACTTTCTTCGGGGCCGCACTTGCACTACGAAGTGCATAAAAATGGGGAACGCGTAGACCCTATTCACTTCTTTAATCAAGAGGTGAGTCCAGATGAATTTAACGAGCTCTATAAAGCTTCCAGACAAATGAATATCTCTCTAGATTAA
- the alaS gene encoding alanine--tRNA ligase produces MKSNEIRSKFLDFFASKKHEIVPSAPIVLKDDPTLMFTNAGMNQFKDFFLGHQQSKYLRIADTQKCLRVSGKHNDLDDVGKDTYHHTMFEMLGNWSFGDYFKKEAIAWAWELLTEVYKIDKNQIYVTVFEGDKEDGTPFDQEAYDCWKEHIDSARILNGNKKDNFWEMGASGPCGPCSEIHVDIRPLEERQKVDGKTLVNKDHPQVIEVWNLVFMEFNRKADGKLEKLPAKNVDTGMGFERLCMILQGKTSNYDTDIFAGLIKQLEQISGVKYGQDEKTDIAIRVIVDHVRAVSFAIADGQLPSNNGAGYVIRRILRRAIRYGFTFLNLKTEFIYKLVNTLKDEMGEAFPELEKQYDVIKNVIKEEESSFLKTLDNGLLILDSMIASVKDNKLSGAKAFELYDTYGFPFDLTQLIVAEKGISVDEAEFEKELAKQKQRSKNAASLKTDDWVVLSDEEEQAFVGYDSTEVEVKIVKYRKVESNKKTFYQLVFNVTPFYAESGGQVGDKGTLIASNGERVNIIDTKKENNLSVHVAEELPADVNAQFKAVVAKDLRQNTMANHSATHLLHQALRQILGTHVEQKGSKVDAKNLRFDFSHFKKLSPEEILEVEQFVNEKIKEKIALQEFRSIPKEEALAKGAMALFGEKYGDKVRLIQFGESKELCGGTHVPNTADIWYFKIVNESAVAAGIRRIEAITGAEALEYFKTNEEELRQIQSQLNVNKEPMKAVVSLQTENEKLKAEIEQLKREQAKGVKQEWKNKIEIINGVNAIFARAEMDNASIKDLLFQLKSEVENAFIVVANLYEGKATISVGISDELAKEKGLHAGNLVREWAKEIHGGGGGQPTFATAGGKLPEGLDKVLVLAKEKIQNL; encoded by the coding sequence ATGAAATCTAACGAAATAAGAAGCAAGTTTTTAGACTTCTTCGCCTCAAAAAAACACGAAATTGTACCTTCCGCTCCGATTGTTTTAAAAGACGATCCTACCCTTATGTTTACCAATGCGGGAATGAACCAATTTAAAGATTTTTTTCTCGGTCATCAGCAGTCAAAATATCTGCGCATTGCCGATACGCAAAAATGTTTGCGTGTTTCTGGTAAGCACAATGATTTAGACGATGTAGGGAAAGACACCTATCACCACACCATGTTTGAGATGTTAGGAAACTGGTCTTTTGGGGATTATTTTAAAAAAGAAGCCATCGCGTGGGCTTGGGAATTGCTTACCGAAGTTTACAAAATCGATAAAAATCAGATTTATGTTACCGTTTTTGAAGGAGACAAAGAAGATGGCACCCCCTTTGACCAAGAGGCCTACGATTGTTGGAAAGAACATATAGATTCAGCTAGAATTTTAAACGGAAATAAGAAAGATAATTTCTGGGAAATGGGAGCAAGTGGCCCATGTGGCCCGTGTTCAGAAATCCATGTAGACATTCGCCCGCTGGAAGAAAGACAAAAAGTAGATGGGAAAACTTTAGTAAATAAAGATCACCCGCAAGTTATCGAAGTTTGGAATTTGGTATTTATGGAATTTAACCGTAAAGCCGATGGTAAATTAGAAAAATTACCAGCCAAAAATGTGGACACAGGAATGGGCTTTGAGCGTCTTTGTATGATTTTACAAGGCAAAACTTCTAACTACGATACCGATATTTTTGCTGGCTTAATTAAGCAGTTAGAGCAAATTTCTGGTGTAAAATATGGTCAAGATGAAAAAACAGACATTGCAATTCGCGTGATTGTAGACCATGTGCGTGCAGTTTCATTTGCTATTGCAGACGGGCAATTGCCGTCTAACAACGGGGCAGGGTATGTAATTCGCAGAATTTTGCGCCGTGCGATTCGTTATGGTTTCACTTTCCTAAATCTTAAAACTGAATTTATTTATAAATTAGTTAATACGCTAAAAGATGAAATGGGCGAAGCCTTTCCAGAATTGGAAAAACAATACGATGTCATCAAAAATGTAATTAAAGAAGAAGAAAGCTCGTTTCTTAAAACTTTGGACAATGGGCTATTGATTCTTGATTCGATGATTGCCAGCGTAAAAGACAATAAATTAAGCGGAGCTAAAGCCTTTGAATTATATGATACCTACGGATTTCCGTTTGATTTAACTCAGCTGATAGTTGCCGAAAAAGGAATTTCTGTGGACGAAGCGGAATTCGAGAAAGAATTGGCAAAACAAAAGCAGCGTTCCAAAAATGCCGCAAGCCTTAAAACAGATGATTGGGTGGTGCTTTCAGACGAAGAAGAGCAAGCTTTTGTAGGGTACGACAGTACAGAAGTAGAAGTGAAAATCGTAAAATACCGCAAAGTAGAAAGCAACAAAAAAACATTTTATCAATTAGTGTTCAATGTTACGCCATTCTATGCAGAATCGGGCGGACAGGTGGGCGATAAGGGAACGCTAATTGCTAGCAATGGAGAGCGAGTAAACATTATCGATACCAAAAAAGAAAACAATCTTAGCGTGCATGTCGCGGAAGAGCTTCCAGCCGATGTAAATGCACAGTTTAAGGCTGTTGTGGCAAAAGATTTACGCCAAAACACCATGGCAAATCACTCAGCTACACACTTGCTGCATCAAGCCTTACGCCAAATTTTGGGCACGCATGTAGAGCAAAAAGGCTCTAAAGTAGATGCCAAAAACTTGCGTTTTGACTTCTCGCACTTTAAGAAATTATCGCCAGAAGAAATTTTGGAGGTAGAACAATTTGTAAACGAAAAAATCAAAGAAAAAATTGCGTTGCAAGAGTTCAGAAGTATTCCAAAAGAAGAAGCTTTGGCTAAAGGTGCGATGGCACTTTTTGGCGAAAAATATGGCGACAAGGTTCGTTTGATTCAGTTTGGCGAGAGCAAAGAGCTTTGTGGTGGAACACATGTGCCAAACACAGCAGATATTTGGTATTTTAAAATCGTGAACGAATCAGCGGTGGCTGCGGGAATCCGTAGAATCGAAGCTATCACAGGAGCCGAAGCACTTGAATATTTTAAAACCAATGAGGAAGAATTACGCCAAATTCAATCTCAATTAAATGTAAATAAAGAGCCGATGAAAGCGGTAGTTTCGTTACAAACCGAGAACGAAAAACTAAAAGCTGAAATCGAGCAATTAAAACGCGAGCAAGCCAAAGGCGTGAAACAGGAATGGAAAAATAAAATCGAAATCATAAATGGTGTAAATGCGATTTTTGCCCGTGCAGAGATGGACAATGCTAGCATCAAAGATTTACTTTTTCAGTTAAAATCTGAAGTAGAAAACGCTTTTATCGTTGTGGCAAATCTTTACGAAGGAAAAGCTACAATTTCTGTGGGGATCAGCGATGAATTGGCCAAAGAAAAAGGACTGCACGCAGGAAACTTGGTGCGCGAATGGGCGAAAGAAATCCATGGCGGCGGTGGCGGACAGCCTACTTTTGCTACGGCAGGAGGTAAATTGCCCGAAGGTCTAGATAAAGTCTTGGTTTTAGCTAAAGAAAAAATTCAGAATTTGTGA
- a CDS encoding DUF2752 domain-containing protein codes for MKKTLKIIIISSALLLGGALLFIYSNYNPSKFDFFPQCPSYTCFHLYCPGCGAQRAIFQLLNFNFKEAFSYNPLMVILLPLVAYAAVLKVLNFILGTHYRIKLFNNSIFIKALLVLVLIYFMARNVEIPGFEFLRPPQ; via the coding sequence TTGAAGAAAACTTTAAAAATAATCATTATAAGCTCTGCCCTGTTGTTGGGTGGAGCTTTGTTATTTATTTACAGCAATTACAATCCGTCAAAATTTGATTTTTTTCCGCAATGTCCGAGCTATACATGCTTTCATTTGTATTGTCCAGGTTGCGGTGCACAAAGAGCGATTTTTCAATTATTAAACTTTAATTTTAAAGAAGCTTTTTCATACAATCCGCTGATGGTAATTCTCTTGCCTTTAGTGGCTTATGCGGCTGTTTTAAAGGTTTTAAATTTTATTTTAGGCACCCATTATCGTATAAAATTATTCAATAATTCTATTTTTATCAAAGCCCTTTTGGTCTTGGTTTTAATCTATTTTATGGCAAGAAATGTAGAAATTCCAGGTTTTGAGTTTTTGCGTCCGCCACAATAA
- a CDS encoding nucleoside phosphorylase — MIKASELPLNPDGGVYHLNLLPEDIADTIILVGDPERVARVSKFFDEVEIQKHKREFVTHTGTKNGKRLTVLSSGIGTDNIDIVVNELDALVNVDLKTREIKENKKSLRLVRFGTSGTVNPSIKAGDFVASRYTAGFDGLMNFYPQHQNSQFQEKFLKDFKYDSIRPMVYTSECDADLLELFRDHVVVGNTGSMSGFYGPQGRQVRLQSLDNDFLDHLHACGLDNFEMETSAIYSFAKMLGHHALSLNCIIANRTTGEFLESYKESVDQMIELGLNILTK; from the coding sequence ATGATAAAAGCATCAGAATTACCATTAAACCCCGACGGGGGCGTATATCACCTAAATTTATTACCAGAAGATATTGCCGATACCATCATTTTGGTAGGCGATCCAGAGCGAGTGGCACGAGTTTCTAAATTCTTTGATGAGGTAGAAATTCAAAAACACAAACGCGAATTTGTTACGCATACAGGAACCAAAAACGGAAAAAGATTAACGGTGCTATCCTCTGGGATTGGGACAGATAATATTGATATTGTTGTAAACGAGCTCGATGCACTTGTTAATGTAGATTTGAAAACAAGAGAAATCAAAGAGAATAAAAAATCTTTGCGTTTAGTGCGTTTCGGAACATCAGGAACCGTGAATCCGTCGATTAAAGCAGGTGATTTTGTAGCGTCTCGTTACACTGCAGGATTCGATGGGTTGATGAATTTTTATCCACAACACCAAAATTCACAATTTCAGGAGAAATTTTTAAAAGATTTTAAATACGATAGCATTCGCCCGATGGTCTACACTTCGGAATGCGATGCCGATTTGCTCGAGTTGTTTAGAGATCATGTAGTGGTGGGCAATACGGGCTCAATGTCTGGATTCTACGGCCCTCAAGGACGCCAAGTGCGATTGCAATCGCTGGACAATGATTTTCTAGACCATTTGCACGCGTGTGGATTAGATAATTTCGAAATGGAAACCTCAGCCATCTATTCATTTGCCAAAATGCTAGGACATCATGCCTTGTCGCTCAATTGCATTATTGCCAACCGCACCACAGGCGAATTTTTGGAAAGTTACAAAGAATCTGTAGACCAAATGATTGAACTTGGTTTAAACATTTTGACTAAATAA
- a CDS encoding TonB-dependent receptor domain-containing protein, producing the protein MKYIFSILVCLFLVGVQAQENPFITKEIKVRGNCGQCKTRIEKAIQQDGVSYGTWDVQSKVLTLHFNPQKTSVEQVMKKVADAGHDNEYFKAKDSSYDGITACCKYDREIPWEKIAEATTMHHGMNMHHGEHPKEMVFPYEKNDPNQEIALQSVTANANTATTKINKNAAGLTFDISKKELMKAACCNLSESFETNATVDVAYPDAVTGAKQIKMLGLDQKYTLLSSELIPDLRGLSGAYGLNFIPGRWIQGIQLTKGGSSVVHGYESITGQINTEWYKGIKKQNNLNFYANSMGRVEGNVVHSASLNDKWGQAVLLHASAVINAQDHNDDTFMDVPLGKQLNMAYLLHYDDLMNSGWGNNLGINLVSLNNSGGQMAGAVPNPYEANTDITNFKIWDKLGFVFPKNPYKSIGFMQKFNYYEQKSAWGLNDYNGVEKSYYANLIYESPLSRSREHTYKMGASFLYDAFNENYQNTNFERTETAPGIFAEYSYNAAPWTLVAGARVDFHNLAGTQFSPRLNVKYQPLRNTTFRASAGRGFRTANIFAENLKYLVSNRRVNILDKSGDVYELSPEEAWNYGVSLQQDFKIFNQKNTILLDFFATDFQNQIIPDLDESTHQINFYNIKKSRANTWQVQWDSHLAKGLDLRVAYKYYDTKADYKSGEKSLIFTPKERAFANISYERKIREGKDRWSTDATLQWIGKQRLPDSGMNPEAYRWKSESPSYFLLNAQVAYDFGKKARLYLGGENLLNYTQNQPIIAQDAPFGDFFDAGMIYAPITKANFYFGLDFNF; encoded by the coding sequence ATGAAATATATTTTTTCAATCCTTGTGTGCCTATTTTTGGTGGGCGTTCAGGCACAAGAAAATCCATTTATTACCAAAGAAATAAAAGTCCGTGGAAATTGCGGACAATGTAAAACCCGAATAGAAAAAGCCATTCAACAAGACGGCGTATCTTACGGAACTTGGGATGTGCAATCAAAAGTTTTGACTTTGCACTTTAATCCCCAAAAAACAAGTGTGGAGCAAGTTATGAAAAAGGTGGCAGATGCGGGACACGACAACGAATATTTTAAAGCCAAAGATTCATCTTACGATGGCATCACGGCTTGTTGCAAATACGACCGAGAAATCCCTTGGGAGAAAATTGCCGAAGCCACCACCATGCACCATGGTATGAATATGCACCATGGCGAGCACCCTAAAGAGATGGTTTTTCCTTATGAGAAAAACGACCCAAATCAAGAAATTGCGCTGCAATCGGTAACGGCAAATGCCAATACTGCTACCACCAAAATCAATAAAAATGCAGCAGGACTTACTTTTGATATTTCTAAAAAAGAATTGATGAAAGCCGCTTGTTGCAATCTTTCTGAAAGTTTTGAAACCAACGCAACGGTGGATGTGGCGTATCCCGATGCCGTAACGGGTGCCAAGCAGATTAAAATGCTTGGGCTAGATCAAAAATACACGCTTTTAAGTTCAGAATTAATTCCAGATTTGCGTGGTTTGTCGGGCGCATATGGTTTAAATTTTATTCCAGGAAGATGGATTCAGGGCATTCAGCTTACTAAGGGGGGAAGCTCCGTAGTGCATGGCTACGAATCTATCACGGGGCAAATCAATACCGAATGGTACAAAGGCATCAAAAAACAAAATAATTTGAATTTTTATGCCAATTCTATGGGGCGCGTAGAAGGAAATGTGGTGCATTCTGCCTCTTTGAACGATAAATGGGGGCAAGCGGTTTTATTGCATGCTAGTGCGGTAATAAATGCGCAAGACCATAACGACGATACTTTTATGGATGTTCCGCTAGGCAAGCAGCTCAATATGGCGTATTTGCTACATTACGATGATTTGATGAATAGTGGCTGGGGTAATAATTTAGGTATCAATTTAGTGTCGCTTAACAATTCGGGCGGACAAATGGCGGGTGCCGTTCCCAATCCTTACGAAGCCAATACAGATATTACTAATTTTAAAATTTGGGATAAATTAGGCTTTGTTTTTCCGAAAAATCCGTACAAAAGTATTGGGTTTATGCAGAAATTTAATTATTACGAACAAAAAAGTGCTTGGGGGCTAAATGATTACAATGGTGTGGAGAAATCCTATTATGCCAATTTAATTTACGAAAGTCCGTTAAGTCGTTCGCGCGAGCATACCTACAAAATGGGAGCAAGTTTTTTGTACGATGCGTTTAATGAAAACTATCAAAATACGAATTTTGAACGCACGGAAACCGCTCCAGGAATCTTTGCAGAATATAGCTACAACGCGGCACCTTGGACATTGGTGGCGGGGGCGCGTGTGGATTTTCATAATTTGGCGGGAACGCAATTTTCTCCAAGATTGAATGTAAAATACCAGCCTTTGCGAAATACCACATTCCGAGCATCGGCAGGGCGAGGTTTTAGAACAGCGAATATTTTTGCCGAAAATTTAAAATATTTGGTTTCAAATCGTAGGGTGAATATTCTGGACAAATCGGGCGATGTGTATGAATTGTCGCCAGAAGAAGCTTGGAATTATGGCGTGAGCCTTCAGCAGGATTTTAAAATTTTTAATCAAAAAAATACGATTTTGCTTGATTTTTTTGCCACCGATTTTCAAAATCAGATTATTCCCGATTTAGATGAATCTACGCATCAAATCAATTTTTATAATATCAAAAAATCCAGAGCCAATACTTGGCAAGTGCAGTGGGATTCGCATTTGGCAAAAGGTTTGGATTTACGAGTGGCGTACAAATATTATGATACCAAAGCCGATTATAAATCAGGCGAAAAATCGCTTATTTTCACACCCAAAGAAAGAGCTTTTGCCAATATTTCTTACGAGAGAAAAATACGCGAAGGTAAAGATCGATGGAGTACCGATGCTACTTTGCAGTGGATAGGCAAGCAACGCCTGCCCGATAGTGGTATGAATCCCGAAGCGTATCGCTGGAAGAGCGAAAGTCCTAGCTATTTCTTGCTGAATGCACAAGTGGCATATGATTTTGGGAAGAAAGCACGCCTTTATCTAGGCGGAGAAAATTTGCTAAATTATACGCAAAATCAGCCAATCATCGCGCAAGATGCTCCGTTTGGAGATTTCTTTGACGCAGGTATGATTTACGCACCGATTACCAAAGCTAATTTCTATTTTGGTTTAGATTTTAATTTTTAA